A region from the Nesterenkonia lacusekhoensis genome encodes:
- a CDS encoding MarP family serine protease, whose amino-acid sequence MGITLLDVILVIVLIGFLAVGLSKGLWVTVGGAAGFLVGAVAAFFAMPLVAEWVSDPVWRVVAVLAAAVVLVVAGHALGTTAGAEVQRLFHSPTLHTLGSLVGGLVNLVVAAFVIAALSFSVSAMGFPTINQHMKQSAVLQGINSVVPERTEAWFAQLRTAVMESDIPEIAQPLVPSSAELPDDVELTEAAEHSAAAVGRISGVAEHCGQSQTGTGFAISPTRVVTNAHVIAGVAEPSVEMASGEVVTGRTVYFDPAEDLAVLAVDPLDVPALEIGEAADAGATGYVMGYPAGGPFVAGPAIVQARDVSRINDIYGGSPSELEIYQLNADVRQGNSGGPLVDEQGRVIGVVFARAVEGSAVGFALTAQQAGEVLTDPESFTETVSTGQCVDR is encoded by the coding sequence ATGGGGATCACCCTGCTCGATGTGATTCTGGTGATCGTGCTGATCGGCTTCCTGGCTGTCGGCCTGAGCAAGGGGCTGTGGGTCACCGTCGGCGGTGCCGCCGGGTTCCTGGTGGGCGCAGTGGCGGCCTTCTTCGCCATGCCGCTGGTGGCCGAATGGGTCTCGGACCCGGTCTGGAGGGTGGTCGCCGTGCTGGCCGCCGCCGTCGTGCTGGTGGTCGCCGGTCATGCCTTGGGGACCACGGCGGGGGCCGAGGTCCAGCGCCTCTTCCACTCACCCACGCTGCACACCCTGGGCTCGCTGGTGGGCGGGCTGGTCAACCTGGTGGTCGCCGCCTTCGTCATCGCCGCACTGTCGTTCTCCGTCTCGGCGATGGGCTTCCCTACGATCAACCAGCACATGAAGCAGTCCGCCGTGCTCCAGGGCATCAACTCTGTGGTCCCTGAGCGCACTGAGGCGTGGTTCGCCCAGCTGCGCACTGCGGTGATGGAGTCTGACATCCCGGAGATCGCTCAGCCGCTGGTCCCCAGCTCCGCGGAGCTTCCCGACGACGTGGAGCTCACCGAAGCCGCCGAACACTCCGCCGCAGCAGTGGGGCGCATCAGCGGAGTGGCCGAACACTGCGGTCAGAGCCAGACGGGGACCGGTTTCGCGATCTCCCCCACCAGGGTGGTCACCAACGCACATGTGATCGCCGGCGTGGCTGAGCCCTCAGTGGAGATGGCCAGCGGTGAAGTGGTCACCGGACGCACGGTCTACTTCGATCCGGCTGAGGACCTGGCCGTGCTGGCGGTGGATCCCCTGGACGTCCCTGCCCTGGAGATCGGGGAGGCTGCCGACGCCGGTGCCACCGGCTACGTGATGGGCTATCCGGCCGGGGGTCCCTTCGTGGCCGGTCCGGCCATCGTCCAGGCGCGCGACGTCTCCCGGATCAATGACATCTACGGAGGCTCGCCCTCCGAGCTGGAGATCTATCAGCTCAACGCCGATGTGCGGCAGGGCAACTCCGGCGGGCCCCTGGTCGATGAGCAGGGCCGCGTGATCGGTGTGGTCTTCGCTCGGGCGGTCGAGGGCAGCGCCGTGGGCTTCGCGCTGACGGCGCAGCAGGCCGGCGAGGTGCTGACCGATCCTGAGAGCTTCACGGAGACAGTGTCCACCGGACAGTGCGTGGACCGCTGA
- the aroQ gene encoding type II 3-dehydroquinate dehydratase: protein MADSPSRIVVANGPNLNLLGTREPGLYGSATLADVETLCTQTGQRLGLEIDFMQSNHEGALVDAIQAARGAAQGIVINPAAYTHTSVAIADALRAVELPVVEVHISNVHAREEFRKHSYVSPVAAAVIAGAGVEGYRYAIEHLASLVED, encoded by the coding sequence ATGGCTGACAGTCCGTCGCGGATCGTGGTGGCCAACGGGCCGAACCTGAACCTCCTGGGCACCCGGGAGCCCGGACTCTACGGCTCCGCCACCCTCGCCGACGTCGAGACGCTGTGCACTCAGACAGGACAGCGCCTGGGGCTGGAGATCGACTTCATGCAGTCCAACCATGAGGGGGCCCTGGTGGACGCCATCCAGGCAGCCCGCGGGGCCGCCCAGGGGATCGTCATCAATCCCGCGGCCTATACCCACACCTCAGTGGCGATCGCCGATGCTCTGCGTGCCGTGGAGCTCCCGGTGGTGGAGGTCCACATCAGCAACGTCCACGCCCGCGAAGAGTTCCGGAAGCACTCCTATGTCTCGCCTGTGGCCGCCGCTGTGATCGCAGGTGCCGGCGTCGAGGGCTACCGCTACGCGATCGAGCACCTGGCCTCCCTGGTGGAGGACTGA
- the acs gene encoding acetate--CoA ligase: MESMQKETRTFPPSEAFAADAVATAEKYEKARADRLSYWADEARATLSWDRDFAEVLDWSEAPFAKWFVGGELNAAYNAVDRHVEAGNGERAAIHFEGEPGDSRTFTYAQLKDEVSRAANAFESLGVTKGDRVAIYMPMIPESVVTMLACARIGAIHSVVFGGFSSDALRSRVDDAEAKLVVTADGSYRRGKPSLLKPNVDAALAEPGHTVENVLVVRRNGEDVEFTAEREDGARELWWHDLVAGQSAEHAYVAHDSEHPLFILYTSGTTGKPKGILHTTGGYLTQTAVTHRDTFDLKPETDVYWCTADVGWVTGHSYITYGPLVNGATQVIYEGTPDSPHKGRLWEIVQKYGVTQFYTAPTLIRTCMKWGREIPDEYDLSSLRVLGTVGEAINPEAWMWFREVIGANNGPGNPPKEHPAPIVDTWWQTETGAHMISPLPGVTHTKPGSAQAAVPGVEVGIVDELGEPLDVGEAGLLVIKEPWPAMLRGIYNDPERYQETYWSRFGDVYFAGDGARTDEDGDIWLMGRVDDVMNVSGHRLSTTEIESALVSHDAVAEAAVVGAKDATTGEAVVAFVILRGDAEDAEGLEQELRNHVGQEIGPIAKPRNVLVVPELPKTRSGKIMRRLLKDVAEGREAGDASTLADPSVMQQIAEDMRTKHGV, encoded by the coding sequence ATGGAGAGCATGCAGAAGGAGACCCGGACCTTCCCGCCGAGCGAGGCATTCGCCGCAGACGCCGTCGCCACGGCAGAGAAGTACGAGAAGGCACGGGCCGACCGCCTCAGCTACTGGGCCGACGAGGCCCGCGCCACGCTGAGCTGGGACCGAGACTTCGCCGAAGTCCTCGACTGGTCCGAGGCGCCCTTCGCCAAGTGGTTCGTCGGCGGAGAGCTCAACGCCGCCTACAACGCCGTGGACCGCCACGTCGAGGCGGGCAACGGCGAGCGCGCGGCCATCCACTTCGAGGGCGAGCCCGGCGACAGCCGCACCTTCACCTACGCTCAGCTGAAGGATGAGGTCTCCCGCGCCGCCAACGCCTTCGAGTCCCTCGGCGTGACCAAGGGCGACCGCGTCGCCATCTACATGCCGATGATCCCCGAGAGCGTGGTCACCATGCTCGCCTGCGCGCGCATCGGGGCCATCCACTCGGTGGTCTTCGGCGGCTTCTCCTCCGACGCCCTGCGCTCCCGCGTGGACGACGCCGAGGCCAAACTGGTGGTCACCGCCGACGGCTCCTACCGCCGCGGCAAGCCCTCCCTGCTGAAGCCCAACGTCGACGCCGCCCTGGCCGAGCCGGGCCACACTGTGGAGAACGTCCTGGTGGTCAGGCGCAACGGCGAGGACGTCGAGTTCACCGCCGAGCGCGAAGACGGCGCCAGGGAGCTCTGGTGGCACGACCTGGTGGCCGGCCAGTCCGCCGAGCACGCCTACGTGGCCCACGACTCCGAGCATCCGCTGTTCATCCTCTACACCTCCGGCACCACCGGAAAGCCCAAGGGGATCCTGCACACCACCGGCGGCTACCTCACCCAGACCGCGGTCACCCACCGGGACACCTTCGACCTGAAGCCCGAGACCGACGTCTACTGGTGCACCGCCGACGTCGGCTGGGTCACCGGCCACTCCTACATCACCTACGGGCCGCTGGTGAACGGCGCCACCCAGGTCATCTACGAGGGCACCCCGGACAGCCCGCACAAGGGCCGGCTCTGGGAGATCGTGCAGAAGTACGGGGTCACGCAGTTCTACACCGCGCCCACCCTCATCCGCACCTGCATGAAGTGGGGCCGCGAGATCCCTGACGAGTACGACCTCTCCAGCCTGCGCGTGCTGGGAACGGTGGGCGAAGCCATCAACCCCGAGGCATGGATGTGGTTCCGGGAGGTCATCGGCGCCAACAACGGCCCCGGAAACCCGCCCAAGGAACACCCTGCGCCCATCGTGGACACCTGGTGGCAGACCGAGACCGGCGCCCATATGATCTCTCCGCTGCCCGGCGTCACACACACCAAGCCCGGCTCCGCCCAGGCCGCGGTCCCCGGCGTGGAGGTGGGGATCGTGGACGAGCTCGGCGAACCCCTCGACGTCGGTGAGGCCGGACTGCTGGTGATCAAGGAGCCCTGGCCCGCCATGCTCCGCGGCATCTACAACGACCCGGAGCGCTATCAGGAGACCTACTGGTCCCGCTTCGGCGACGTCTACTTCGCCGGCGACGGCGCCCGCACCGATGAGGACGGCGACATCTGGCTGATGGGCCGCGTGGACGACGTCATGAACGTCTCCGGCCACCGTCTGTCCACCACCGAGATCGAATCCGCCCTGGTCTCCCACGACGCCGTGGCGGAGGCCGCCGTGGTGGGCGCCAAGGACGCGACCACCGGTGAGGCTGTGGTCGCCTTCGTCATCCTCCGCGGAGACGCCGAAGATGCCGAAGGCCTCGAACAGGAGCTGCGCAACCACGTGGGACAGGAGATCGGTCCGATCGCCAAGCCCCGCAACGTGCTGGTGGTCCCGGAGCTGCCCAAGACCCGCTCCGGCAAGATCATGCGCCGCCTGCTCAAGGACGTCGCCGAAGGGCGCGAGGCCGGCGATGCCTCCACCCTGGCGGATCCGAGCGTGATGCAGCAGATCGCAGAGGATATGCGCACCAAGCACGGGGTGTAA
- the nth gene encoding endonuclease III has protein sequence MRAMTAEETPLATKRRVRKINRVLGETYPYAVAELDFDNAFELLVATVLSAQTTDVRVNSITPELFRRYPDAHAMAVAQEDAIAEIIRPTGFYQSKTKALLGLAGALVEQHDGEVPGDLDALVRLPGVGRKTAFVVLGNAFGRPGLTVDTHFGRLARRLGMTSQEDPVKVERDVAELFEPKDWTMLSHRLIFHGRRVCHARRPACGACPIAQWCPSYGAGETEPQAARELLKYELAPGREKLLEKMRAGWTRRQLREEGYPLSA, from the coding sequence ATGAGGGCGATGACAGCTGAGGAGACACCGCTGGCCACGAAGCGCCGGGTCCGGAAGATCAACCGCGTGCTGGGGGAGACCTATCCCTATGCTGTGGCCGAGCTCGACTTCGACAACGCCTTCGAGCTCCTGGTGGCCACGGTGCTCTCCGCTCAGACCACCGACGTGCGGGTCAACTCCATCACTCCGGAGCTCTTCCGCCGCTATCCGGATGCCCACGCGATGGCGGTGGCTCAGGAGGATGCCATCGCGGAGATCATCCGCCCGACCGGCTTCTATCAGTCCAAGACCAAGGCGCTGCTGGGGTTGGCAGGGGCCTTGGTGGAGCAGCACGACGGCGAGGTCCCCGGTGACCTGGACGCCTTGGTGAGGCTGCCCGGCGTCGGGCGCAAGACGGCGTTCGTGGTCCTGGGCAACGCCTTCGGCCGTCCCGGGCTCACCGTGGACACCCATTTCGGCCGGTTGGCTCGACGCTTGGGCATGACCAGCCAGGAGGATCCGGTCAAGGTGGAGCGTGATGTCGCTGAGCTCTTCGAGCCCAAGGACTGGACCATGCTCTCTCACCGTCTGATCTTCCACGGTCGACGGGTCTGTCACGCGCGTCGGCCGGCCTGCGGGGCCTGCCCGATCGCGCAGTGGTGCCCCTCCTACGGGGCCGGTGAGACGGAGCCGCAGGCCGCCCGTGAGCTGCTGAAGTACGAGCTCGCGCCGGGCCGCGAGAAGCTGCTGGAGAAGATGCGCGCCGGCTGGACACGCCGTCAGCTGCGCGAGGAGGGGTATCCGCTCAGTGCCTGA
- a CDS encoding NUDIX hydrolase encodes MPDPSVRRLSRSQLESQLEALVHDAAAYSREHPQGAAEGAWWERMPAELPGPGSASWQLRPDEEDWDPAVVSSWRRAAVLFLFCLPEDAAAEPYLLLTERSAGLAKHPGQVSLPGGSQEEFDAGPAACALREAQEEIGLDVSRASLVGMLPPAPVPVSGFMVTPVVAAAADPGVLTPQAGEVERVLRVPVAQLVEPQNRRSAVLRWKGVERRSPAFLFDGVLIWGFTGILVDRVVSRLGWSQPWDETRAVDPREHQRLG; translated from the coding sequence GTGCCTGATCCTTCTGTCCGCCGTCTGAGCCGCAGCCAGCTGGAGTCCCAGCTGGAGGCTCTGGTGCACGACGCCGCCGCCTACAGCCGCGAACATCCTCAGGGCGCCGCAGAGGGGGCGTGGTGGGAGCGCATGCCCGCCGAGCTCCCCGGGCCCGGGAGCGCGTCGTGGCAGCTGCGGCCTGATGAGGAGGACTGGGACCCTGCTGTGGTCAGCTCCTGGCGCCGGGCGGCGGTGCTCTTCCTCTTCTGTCTGCCTGAGGACGCTGCCGCGGAGCCGTATCTGCTGCTGACGGAGCGTTCGGCCGGCCTGGCCAAGCATCCGGGCCAGGTCTCGCTGCCCGGGGGGTCTCAGGAGGAGTTCGACGCCGGCCCGGCGGCCTGCGCTCTGCGCGAGGCGCAGGAGGAGATCGGCCTGGATGTCAGCCGCGCGAGTCTGGTGGGGATGCTTCCCCCGGCACCGGTCCCGGTCAGCGGCTTCATGGTGACTCCGGTGGTGGCCGCTGCGGCGGACCCCGGGGTGCTGACGCCGCAGGCCGGGGAGGTGGAGCGGGTGCTGCGTGTGCCGGTGGCCCAGCTGGTCGAGCCCCAGAACCGCCGCAGTGCTGTCCTCCGGTGGAAGGGCGTGGAGCGGCGCTCGCCGGCCTTCCTCTTTGACGGGGTGCTGATCTGGGGCTTCACCGGAATTCTGGTGGACCGAGTGGTGAGCCGACTGGGGTGGAGCCAGCCGTGGGATGAAACACGGGCTGTGGACCCGAGGGAGCACCAGCGGCTGGGCTGA
- a CDS encoding TadA family conjugal transfer-associated ATPase → MDELQDLREELAASSEPLTAARIAEAVRSSGLALGSGTTQQLVRSLRDELVGLGPLQQFVDQQGVTDVLVGAQGRIHTDGTAGLQATGVQVGSEEQVRGLARRLIAMSGGRLDEGHPCADGRIGDCRIHAVIPPVAVEGTMISVRVSRSSVTRMAELAQQWDQSKLWVPAVRGIITGRMNWLISGATGSGKTSLLAGMLGECRPQERIVVVEDTTELHPDHPHVLHLQGRQGNVEGAGRVDMGRLVRETLRMRPDRLIVGECRGAELRDFLTAMNTGHQGAGGTVHANSPESVPARLVAMGALAGLSPETVALQAAAALDVVLHVDRRAGARMPVALSTVSYSQGRLLMEPVLLQDRGRTRRGAGWPDFAARAGLAADPSREDPVAGGGDELAPA, encoded by the coding sequence ATGGATGAGCTGCAGGACCTGCGCGAGGAGCTGGCCGCCTCCTCTGAGCCGCTGACGGCCGCGAGGATCGCTGAGGCTGTGCGCAGCTCCGGGTTGGCTCTGGGGTCGGGCACCACACAGCAGCTGGTGCGTTCGCTGCGCGATGAGCTGGTGGGGCTCGGACCGCTGCAGCAGTTCGTGGACCAGCAGGGGGTCACTGATGTTCTGGTCGGGGCTCAGGGGCGGATCCACACCGACGGGACCGCCGGTCTGCAGGCCACAGGGGTACAGGTGGGCAGCGAAGAGCAGGTGCGAGGCCTGGCCCGACGGCTGATCGCCATGTCCGGCGGTCGCCTGGATGAGGGCCACCCCTGCGCGGACGGTCGGATCGGTGACTGCCGGATCCACGCGGTGATCCCTCCGGTGGCCGTAGAGGGCACCATGATCTCGGTCAGGGTCTCGCGCAGCTCAGTGACCCGCATGGCCGAGCTCGCTCAGCAGTGGGACCAGTCGAAGCTGTGGGTTCCGGCGGTTCGGGGCATCATCACAGGCCGGATGAACTGGCTGATCTCCGGGGCCACCGGATCCGGGAAGACCAGTCTGCTGGCCGGGATGCTCGGAGAGTGCCGCCCTCAGGAACGCATCGTCGTGGTCGAGGACACCACAGAACTCCACCCGGATCATCCTCATGTGCTGCATCTGCAGGGTCGGCAGGGCAATGTGGAGGGCGCCGGACGAGTCGATATGGGCCGGTTGGTGCGTGAGACCCTGCGGATGCGGCCGGACCGTCTCATCGTGGGCGAGTGCCGCGGTGCAGAGCTCCGGGACTTCCTCACGGCGATGAACACAGGACACCAGGGTGCCGGCGGCACGGTGCATGCCAATTCCCCGGAGTCGGTTCCGGCGCGGCTGGTGGCGATGGGGGCGTTGGCGGGGCTGAGTCCGGAGACCGTCGCCCTGCAGGCCGCCGCCGCATTGGACGTGGTGCTTCACGTGGACCGGCGTGCCGGGGCTCGGATGCCGGTGGCTCTCTCGACGGTCAGCTACAGCCAGGGCCGTCTGCTCATGGAACCTGTGCTCCTCCAGGATCGGGGCCGGACACGGCGCGGCGCGGGCTGGCCGGATTTCGCCGCGCGTGCCGGTCTGGCGGCTGATCCTTCGCGGGAGGATCCGGTGGCAGGAGGCGGCGATGAGCTGGCACCCGCCTGA
- a CDS encoding type II secretion system F family protein, whose translation MSELTQGLTAVLAPTQASHLVPPLLPASAGMLVAAAAVLLLIPPAVRLNPSRGRPAEGSSQGALRAGLLGRLGRRRGGPKGSAQNEPVQRCSQAVDAAGLLDLTGALLSSGVGIEAALDRLAACVPGAEPLAHVHRSLTAGTGWETAWSGVGEDSELRVFGEQLAFAHATGAPTVELLQTGARQARAAHRQQAEQRAARLGVQMVIPLGICFLPAFVLLGVVPVVLALVPESLGQMG comes from the coding sequence ATGTCTGAGCTGACACAGGGTCTGACCGCAGTCTTGGCCCCGACGCAGGCTTCGCACCTGGTGCCTCCGCTGCTCCCGGCATCGGCAGGGATGCTCGTGGCCGCGGCTGCTGTGCTGCTGCTCATCCCGCCTGCGGTCCGGCTGAACCCCTCTCGGGGCAGACCTGCAGAGGGCTCGTCTCAGGGGGCTCTCCGAGCAGGGTTGCTCGGACGCCTGGGCCGCCGTCGCGGTGGGCCGAAAGGGTCGGCTCAGAACGAACCGGTCCAGCGCTGCTCCCAAGCAGTGGATGCGGCAGGGCTGCTGGACCTCACCGGCGCGCTGCTCTCCTCCGGCGTGGGTATCGAGGCGGCATTGGACCGTTTGGCCGCCTGCGTGCCCGGGGCAGAGCCTCTGGCCCATGTCCACCGCAGCCTGACCGCCGGGACAGGGTGGGAGACGGCGTGGTCCGGCGTCGGAGAGGATTCGGAGCTGCGGGTCTTCGGAGAGCAGTTGGCCTTCGCCCATGCCACCGGGGCGCCCACGGTGGAGCTGCTTCAGACCGGGGCGCGGCAGGCTCGGGCGGCGCACCGTCAGCAGGCCGAGCAGCGGGCCGCACGGCTGGGGGTTCAGATGGTGATCCCGCTGGGCATCTGTTTCCTGCCGGCCTTCGTCCTGCTCGGTGTGGTGCCGGTGGTCCTGGCGCTCGTGCCGGAGTCTCTGGGGCAGATGGGCTGA
- a CDS encoding acyltransferase family protein, which produces MSSRDHRLDAAKGVLIFMVVLGHIMAAVSPWDDASLRIFQTAIYAFHMPAFVFLTGVTARSGKIPHRVAFLLVLLATALPLYYGWMSMLGLEPEFDFLVPYWITWFLLALVWWLLTVPLIERFPRAMLSLSLAAGLFGGLIPEYDYELSLARALTFWPFFVIGKLYGRSILSWAGSGGLGKRIGLLGAAMVPVGVFYAVDVEKLWFYGSRGFDFLDATAAEGSALRAIIALCAMLSTVAVLAWMPRGAGFWAAVGRRSLAVYLLHGFMVRALNRPLDDILEVVPGPVMVIVCFLLAGLTTWLFALPVWDEGIRRYGEGVIRLAAAPVVWVRATIQKGRERRAQQAEHERIGEQNPEAENAAEDSAEAKPALSRR; this is translated from the coding sequence ATGTCCTCCCGAGACCACAGACTCGATGCCGCCAAGGGCGTGCTGATCTTCATGGTGGTGCTGGGCCACATCATGGCCGCAGTGTCTCCATGGGATGACGCCTCGCTGCGGATCTTCCAGACTGCCATCTACGCCTTCCACATGCCGGCCTTCGTCTTCCTCACCGGCGTGACCGCACGTTCCGGGAAGATCCCCCACCGGGTGGCGTTCCTCCTGGTCCTGCTGGCCACGGCTCTGCCGCTCTACTACGGGTGGATGAGTATGCTCGGCCTGGAGCCCGAGTTCGACTTCCTGGTGCCGTACTGGATCACCTGGTTCCTGCTCGCGCTGGTGTGGTGGCTTCTGACCGTGCCGCTGATCGAGCGTTTCCCGCGCGCCATGCTCAGCCTGTCACTGGCCGCAGGTCTCTTCGGCGGTCTCATCCCTGAATACGACTATGAGCTCTCCCTCGCCCGAGCGCTGACGTTCTGGCCGTTCTTCGTCATCGGTAAGCTCTACGGCCGCAGCATCCTCTCCTGGGCCGGTTCGGGAGGACTGGGCAAGCGGATCGGTCTGCTGGGCGCCGCCATGGTGCCTGTGGGGGTCTTCTACGCCGTCGACGTGGAGAAGCTCTGGTTCTACGGCAGCCGCGGCTTCGATTTCCTGGACGCCACAGCCGCCGAGGGCTCCGCGCTGCGGGCGATCATCGCGCTCTGTGCCATGCTCAGCACAGTGGCCGTGCTGGCCTGGATGCCTCGCGGCGCCGGATTCTGGGCCGCAGTCGGCCGGCGCTCGCTGGCCGTCTACCTCCTGCACGGCTTCATGGTCCGAGCGCTGAACCGCCCCTTGGACGACATCCTGGAAGTCGTGCCCGGTCCTGTGATGGTGATCGTCTGCTTCCTCCTGGCCGGACTGACCACCTGGCTGTTCGCTCTGCCGGTGTGGGACGAGGGCATCCGCCGCTATGGTGAGGGCGTCATCCGGCTGGCCGCTGCTCCCGTCGTGTGGGTGCGGGCCACCATCCAGAAGGGCCGTGAGCGTCGCGCCCAGCAGGCTGAGCACGAACGCATCGGGGAGCAGAATCCTGAAGCAGAGAACGCTGCAGAGGACTCTGCAGAGGCGAAGCCGGCGCTCAGTCGGCGGTGA
- a CDS encoding DUF4031 domain-containing protein — MTLYIDPPYWPAHGTVFSHLISDESLEELHDFAAAAGISERAFDEDHYDVPEVRHPELVARGAVPVSGSELARVLTRSGLRVRARERSAKLRPRLGRAWGRLGGRLLDAPVPPARWGGLGEDLLDRWSEPHRSYHALPHLASVLHGVALLERHGECRAEQSPTLLLAAWYHDAVYAGSAGADEEASARLAEQQLDPVLPDAVVEETARLVRLTASHAPEEGDLSGAVLVDADLEVLGREPALYRRYAEQVRRDYAHVPEDQFRAGRAQVLRRLLEVPELFRTASGRRLWEDQARINLERELAELTAD, encoded by the coding sequence ATGACCCTCTACATCGATCCGCCGTACTGGCCGGCCCACGGGACCGTCTTCTCCCATCTGATCTCGGATGAATCCTTGGAGGAGCTGCATGACTTCGCGGCCGCGGCCGGGATCAGTGAGCGCGCCTTCGACGAGGACCACTACGACGTCCCGGAGGTCCGCCACCCCGAGCTGGTCGCCCGCGGCGCAGTGCCGGTCAGCGGCAGCGAGCTGGCCCGAGTCCTGACCCGCTCCGGTCTGCGGGTGCGCGCACGGGAGCGCAGCGCCAAGCTCCGGCCCCGGCTCGGCCGCGCCTGGGGACGTCTGGGCGGGCGACTGCTGGACGCGCCCGTGCCACCTGCCCGGTGGGGCGGTCTGGGCGAGGACCTGTTGGACCGATGGTCTGAGCCGCACCGCAGCTATCACGCACTGCCGCATCTGGCCTCAGTGCTCCACGGCGTCGCCCTGCTGGAGCGTCATGGGGAATGCAGGGCTGAACAGTCACCGACGCTGCTGCTGGCCGCCTGGTATCACGACGCCGTCTACGCCGGCAGCGCCGGCGCCGACGAGGAGGCCTCAGCCCGGCTGGCTGAGCAGCAGCTGGATCCGGTGCTGCCCGACGCGGTCGTCGAGGAGACCGCGAGGCTGGTCCGGCTCACCGCCTCCCACGCTCCTGAGGAGGGGGACCTCTCCGGAGCGGTCCTGGTGGACGCAGACCTGGAAGTCCTGGGGCGCGAACCTGCGCTGTACCGGCGCTATGCCGAGCAGGTGCGCCGGGACTATGCCCATGTGCCCGAGGACCAGTTCCGGGCCGGCCGCGCACAGGTGCTCCGGCGGCTGCTGGAGGTCCCTGAGCTGTTCCGCACCGCCTCCGGACGGCGGCTCTGGGAGGACCAGGCCCGCATCAATCTGGAGCGGGAACTGGCTGAGCTCACCGCCGACTGA
- a CDS encoding MTH1187 family thiamine-binding protein, which yields MLVAFSVAPAASSGEDGSVSRAVAEAVRIVRDSGLPYETNSMFTTIEGEWDEVFAVIKEATDAVTAVSSRVSLVVKADIRPGHDNQLTEKVQRVEDYLSEH from the coding sequence ATGCTCGTCGCATTCTCCGTAGCACCTGCCGCGTCCTCCGGCGAGGACGGCTCCGTCAGCCGCGCAGTGGCTGAGGCTGTGCGCATCGTTCGGGACTCCGGGCTGCCCTATGAGACCAATTCGATGTTCACCACGATCGAAGGCGAGTGGGACGAAGTCTTCGCCGTGATCAAGGAGGCCACCGACGCGGTCACCGCTGTCAGCTCCCGCGTCTCTCTGGTGGTGAAGGCCGACATCCGCCCCGGGCACGACAACCAGCTCACCGAGAAGGTCCAGCGGGTGGAGGACTACCTGAGCGAGCACTGA
- a CDS encoding DMT family transporter produces MSSAAAGDPASQTPEHDTPTPAPQRSAVPILAIVVTVLMWASTFVIMRWAASDISPGPLALIRLLAGSLTLTVLILWIRRGQQLLPRGRGLAYTAAFGVIWFAVYTLVFNWAGHFLDAGTVAMMVNLAPLMVGVGAVVFFKEAFSRRLFLGMLISLSGIGFITVAGSTGQLAMAGLVIAFGAAVLYAAGMMVQKLALRDVDPLTATWLGCVAGALALLPFLGQTAGELGSLSTGTLLGAVYMGVGPSALGFWFWGYAMNHFPTGRVASATLAVPAVVVLMSALTLGEVPPPLAILGGGVCLAGVAVAQLRRPQRRRGITRAA; encoded by the coding sequence GTGAGTTCAGCAGCGGCCGGCGATCCGGCATCCCAGACGCCGGAGCACGACACCCCGACGCCGGCACCCCAGCGATCCGCCGTGCCGATCCTGGCGATCGTGGTCACCGTCCTGATGTGGGCCTCCACCTTCGTGATCATGCGGTGGGCCGCCTCGGACATCTCTCCGGGGCCGCTGGCGCTGATCCGACTGCTGGCCGGCTCACTGACGCTGACCGTGCTGATCCTCTGGATCCGCCGCGGACAGCAGCTGCTCCCCCGCGGACGCGGCCTGGCCTACACCGCCGCCTTCGGCGTGATCTGGTTCGCCGTCTACACGCTGGTCTTCAACTGGGCCGGCCACTTCCTCGACGCCGGCACTGTGGCCATGATGGTCAACCTCGCTCCGCTGATGGTGGGCGTGGGCGCGGTGGTCTTCTTCAAGGAGGCCTTCTCGCGGCGCCTGTTCCTGGGGATGCTGATCTCGCTCTCCGGCATCGGCTTCATCACCGTCGCCGGCAGCACCGGACAGCTGGCCATGGCGGGGCTGGTCATCGCCTTCGGCGCTGCGGTGCTCTACGCAGCGGGCATGATGGTCCAGAAGCTCGCGCTGCGGGATGTGGACCCGCTGACCGCCACCTGGCTGGGCTGTGTGGCCGGAGCGCTGGCGCTGCTGCCCTTCCTCGGTCAGACCGCCGGCGAACTGGGCAGCCTCAGCACCGGCACGCTCCTCGGTGCGGTGTATATGGGCGTCGGGCCCTCAGCTCTGGGCTTCTGGTTCTGGGGCTACGCGATGAACCACTTCCCCACGGGCAGGGTGGCTTCGGCGACGTTGGCCGTGCCCGCCGTCGTCGTGCTGATGTCTGCCCTGACCCTGGGTGAGGTTCCCCCGCCGCTGGCCATCCTGGGCGGAGGCGTCTGCCTGGCCGGCGTCGCCGTGGCCCAGCTGCGCAGGCCACAGCGACGCCGCGGCATCACCCGCGCCGCCTGA